A part of Kineosporia sp. NBRC 101731 genomic DNA contains:
- a CDS encoding alpha/beta hydrolase → MSDSRPDTVVLVHGLWVTPRSWEQWVPYYEAKGLKVLTPAYPGFDIEVEALRENPDVIAHLTVPQTLDHLESVIRSVDTPPIIMGHSFGGTLTQLLLARGLGSAGVVIDSAPTEGVRVTPISQTRSLFPALKNPANRKRAFSFTPEQWHYAFANTLSEEDSKAAWDRYAIGAPGHWVFEYGLFANFKPGHQDTWVDYSADRAPLLFIAGEQDHIMPPSVNRSNADHYKKSPALTEYVEFPGRDHWTCAAPGWEGVADHALEWALKHAAG, encoded by the coding sequence ATGAGCGACTCCCGCCCCGACACCGTCGTTCTCGTCCACGGCCTGTGGGTGACGCCCCGCAGCTGGGAACAGTGGGTGCCGTACTACGAGGCCAAGGGCCTGAAGGTCCTGACGCCCGCCTATCCCGGATTCGACATCGAGGTCGAGGCGCTGCGTGAGAACCCGGACGTGATCGCGCATCTCACCGTGCCGCAGACCCTGGACCACCTCGAGTCGGTGATCCGGTCGGTGGACACCCCACCGATCATCATGGGCCACTCGTTCGGTGGCACGCTCACCCAGCTGCTGCTGGCCCGCGGACTCGGGTCGGCCGGTGTCGTCATCGACTCGGCCCCCACCGAGGGCGTGCGCGTCACCCCGATCTCGCAGACGCGTTCCCTGTTCCCCGCCCTGAAGAACCCCGCCAACCGCAAGCGCGCCTTCTCCTTCACCCCGGAGCAGTGGCACTACGCCTTCGCGAACACCCTCAGCGAGGAGGACTCGAAGGCCGCCTGGGACCGGTACGCGATCGGCGCCCCCGGCCACTGGGTGTTCGAGTACGGCCTGTTCGCGAACTTCAAGCCGGGCCACCAGGACACCTGGGTCGACTACTCCGCCGACCGAGCGCCCCTGCTGTTCATCGCCGGCGAGCAGGACCACATCATGCCGCCGTCGGTGAACCGGTCGAACGCCGACCACTACAAGAAGTCTCCCGCGCTCACCGAGTATGTGGAGTTCCCCGGCCGTGACCACTGGACCTGTGCCGCACCGGGCTGGGAGGGCGTGGCCGACCACGCCCTGGAGTGGGCCCTGAAGCACGCCGCCGGCTGA
- a CDS encoding alpha/beta hydrolase, with protein MPFVTADDGAQIFYRDYDPGDTGGTPVVLSHGWPLNSDAWEAAARFLAEHGHRVIAHDRRGHGRSSQTWHGNEMDTYADDLAALLETLDLTDVTLVGHSTGGGEVVHYAGRHGTARIARIVLVSAVPPLMQQGADNPGGVPVEVFDGLRAGEAGNRSQLYRDLADGPFFGHNRHEVAQGFRDAFWLQSMACGHRAAYECIAAFSATDFRPDLAKIDVPTLVIHGDDDQIVPFEVGGKRSAEMVSGAELKVYEGSGHALPDTDRERLHTDLLTFINS; from the coding sequence ATGCCCTTCGTCACCGCCGACGACGGAGCCCAGATCTTCTACCGCGACTACGACCCGGGAGACACCGGGGGCACCCCCGTGGTGCTCAGCCACGGCTGGCCCCTCAACTCCGACGCCTGGGAGGCCGCGGCCCGCTTCCTGGCCGAGCACGGCCACCGCGTCATCGCCCACGACCGGCGCGGGCACGGCCGGTCCAGCCAGACCTGGCACGGCAACGAGATGGACACGTACGCCGACGACCTGGCCGCCCTGCTGGAGACGCTCGACCTGACCGACGTCACCCTGGTCGGTCACTCCACCGGGGGCGGCGAGGTGGTGCACTACGCCGGCCGGCACGGCACCGCCCGGATCGCCAGAATCGTTCTGGTGTCGGCCGTCCCGCCGCTCATGCAGCAGGGCGCCGACAATCCGGGGGGCGTGCCGGTCGAGGTCTTCGACGGCCTGCGCGCCGGGGAGGCCGGCAACCGCTCCCAGCTGTACCGCGACCTGGCCGACGGCCCGTTCTTCGGGCACAACCGCCACGAGGTGGCTCAGGGTTTCCGGGACGCGTTCTGGCTGCAGAGCATGGCCTGCGGGCACCGGGCCGCCTACGAGTGCATCGCCGCGTTCTCCGCGACCGACTTCCGGCCCGACCTGGCCAAGATCGACGTCCCCACCCTGGTCATCCATGGCGACGACGACCAGATCGTACCCTTCGAGGTGGGCGGGAAGCGCTCTGCGGAGATGGTTTCCGGCGCCGAGCTGAAGGTCTACGAAGGCAGCGGCCACGCCCTGCCCGACACCGACCGGGAACGCCTGCACACCGATCTGCTCACCTTCATCAACTCCTGA
- a CDS encoding LuxR family transcriptional regulator, whose product MGHSAGLLGRQEESGLVTRLVREARHGRGGALLIVGDPGIGKTTLLQATTGETAEPTGMRLVRVHGFEAESQMPFAAVQRLVIPLRGYLPALPERHLRALEVASGTAAGPPPDRFLIGLSVLSLLAAAGAQEPVLCSVDDAHLLDPESLDALAFVARRLEVESAALVLAARDSPAVEAHLAGVPRLRLGGLSLEHAVRLLGTTLPEPIDPAVAAQIAVATGGNPLALTDLAQELTVRQLTESSLGDEPFPVGRRLESFYLRQVRALEPGLQKWLLVAATDATGDHDLISEAAAKLGLPDGAAEGAEAAGLVELGSTVRFRHPLVRSAAYNAPVGRERRQVHRALSEVADSMGLLDLGAWHAAKATLGTDPAVARRLEQTADRAGERGGFSSRAGVLTQAGALTPPGPERYRRLVTAAEAALAAGTAQLAKDLVDDVDEDDVDEPTRARLLSLRAQWALFTADPALVRCGADLMEAADLLHGHDDAHEQKVLLQAWELSLPAERLTSALSWEQLGHRAERAARLEPGIQAVLLEAVSAHLLLPFEEAVPVMRHAANLLVELPAEELLRFGHSGAALGTALWDEQVRRKCLERWAQAARDAGSLQQLDSALWVLSLTETSLGNPRAATGYMEQVRELRRAIGYEAEHVINVALLAWTGVPRERVLAMAEATRSAGFGGVHSSAIGALASIDLAGSRFREAYDLLLPIIEEPFFHTTPVVYPDFIEAAVRSGHTDQAQVVLDRLQGRALACATPWVLGVTARCQALLAPGPSAEKHFREALEQLGESTVDAELGRTHLVYGEWLRRARRRRLAREHLQQAAQVFTRLGADAFRDRAHRELQAMGDPPAASGPADGPAPTPALTVQEATVARLAAAGRTNAEIGATMFLSTNTVDYHLRKVFSKLGISSRRQLSDRLQP is encoded by the coding sequence ATGGGGCATAGCGCCGGTCTCCTCGGCCGACAGGAAGAGTCCGGCCTGGTCACGAGGCTGGTGCGCGAGGCCCGGCACGGCCGGGGCGGAGCGCTGCTGATCGTCGGGGATCCCGGTATCGGCAAGACCACGCTGTTGCAGGCCACGACCGGTGAGACGGCCGAGCCGACCGGTATGCGGCTGGTCCGGGTCCACGGGTTCGAGGCGGAGTCACAGATGCCGTTCGCGGCGGTGCAACGGCTGGTCATCCCCCTGCGGGGGTACCTGCCGGCACTGCCCGAACGGCATCTGCGCGCTCTGGAGGTGGCGTCGGGCACGGCGGCCGGTCCCCCACCGGACCGGTTCCTGATCGGGCTGAGCGTGCTGAGTCTGCTGGCGGCGGCCGGGGCGCAGGAGCCGGTGCTGTGCTCCGTGGACGACGCGCACCTGCTCGACCCGGAGTCGCTGGACGCCCTGGCCTTCGTGGCCCGGCGCCTCGAGGTCGAGTCGGCGGCGCTGGTGCTCGCTGCGAGGGACAGCCCGGCCGTCGAGGCACACCTGGCCGGGGTGCCGCGGCTGCGGCTGGGTGGGCTGTCCCTCGAGCACGCTGTACGGCTGCTGGGCACCACGCTGCCCGAGCCGATCGACCCGGCGGTGGCGGCCCAGATCGCGGTGGCGACCGGTGGGAACCCGCTGGCGCTGACCGATCTGGCGCAGGAACTGACCGTGCGCCAGCTGACCGAGTCGAGCCTGGGCGACGAGCCGTTCCCGGTCGGGCGGCGGCTGGAGTCGTTCTATCTGCGGCAGGTGCGGGCGCTGGAACCAGGTCTGCAGAAGTGGCTGCTCGTGGCCGCCACCGATGCCACCGGCGACCACGACCTGATCTCGGAGGCAGCCGCCAAGCTCGGCCTTCCGGACGGTGCCGCCGAGGGGGCGGAGGCCGCCGGCCTGGTGGAACTCGGCTCCACCGTACGATTCCGGCACCCTCTGGTGCGTTCGGCCGCCTACAACGCCCCGGTGGGCCGCGAGCGCCGCCAGGTGCACCGGGCCCTGTCCGAGGTCGCCGACTCGATGGGGCTGCTCGACCTGGGTGCCTGGCATGCTGCCAAGGCCACGCTCGGCACCGACCCGGCGGTGGCCCGAAGGCTCGAGCAGACGGCCGACCGGGCCGGGGAACGAGGTGGATTTTCCTCTCGCGCTGGAGTTCTCACCCAGGCAGGGGCTCTCACCCCGCCCGGGCCGGAGCGCTACCGACGGCTGGTGACCGCGGCCGAGGCCGCCCTGGCCGCCGGGACCGCTCAGCTGGCCAAGGATCTGGTGGACGACGTGGACGAGGACGATGTCGACGAACCGACCCGCGCCCGGCTGCTGTCGTTACGCGCTCAATGGGCCCTGTTCACCGCCGACCCGGCTCTCGTGCGGTGCGGTGCCGACCTGATGGAAGCGGCAGACCTGCTGCACGGCCACGACGATGCGCACGAGCAGAAGGTGCTGTTGCAGGCCTGGGAACTGTCCCTGCCGGCCGAGCGTCTGACCTCGGCCCTGAGCTGGGAGCAGCTGGGCCACCGGGCGGAGCGGGCCGCCCGGCTGGAACCCGGGATACAGGCGGTCCTGCTGGAGGCCGTCAGCGCCCACCTGCTGTTGCCGTTCGAGGAGGCCGTGCCGGTCATGCGGCACGCGGCGAACCTTCTCGTCGAGCTGCCGGCCGAGGAACTGCTGCGGTTCGGGCACAGCGGCGCCGCGCTCGGAACGGCGCTGTGGGACGAGCAGGTCCGGCGAAAATGCCTGGAACGCTGGGCCCAGGCCGCGCGCGACGCCGGATCCCTGCAACAGCTCGACAGCGCACTGTGGGTGCTCTCGCTGACCGAGACCAGTCTCGGCAACCCCCGCGCCGCCACCGGTTACATGGAGCAGGTGCGTGAGCTGCGCCGCGCCATCGGCTACGAGGCGGAGCACGTGATCAACGTGGCCCTGCTCGCCTGGACCGGCGTGCCCCGCGAGCGGGTGCTGGCCATGGCCGAGGCCACCCGCTCAGCCGGTTTCGGCGGCGTGCACTCCAGTGCGATCGGGGCCCTGGCCTCGATCGACCTGGCCGGCTCGCGCTTCCGGGAGGCCTACGACCTGCTGCTGCCGATCATCGAGGAACCGTTCTTCCACACCACGCCCGTCGTCTACCCCGACTTCATCGAGGCCGCGGTCCGCAGCGGGCACACCGACCAGGCCCAGGTGGTGCTCGATCGGCTGCAGGGCCGCGCGCTCGCGTGTGCGACACCGTGGGTTCTCGGTGTGACCGCGCGATGCCAGGCCCTGCTGGCCCCCGGTCCTTCGGCCGAGAAACACTTCCGCGAGGCCCTCGAGCAGCTGGGCGAATCAACGGTCGATGCCGAGCTCGGCCGAACACACCTGGTGTACGGCGAATGGCTGCGACGGGCCCGGCGCCGTCGCCTCGCGCGGGAGCACCTCCAGCAGGCCGCGCAGGTGTTCACCCGGCTCGGCGCCGATGCCTTCCGCGACCGGGCGCACCGTGAACTGCAGGCGATGGGCGATCCCCCGGCCGCGTCGGGCCCGGCGGACGGCCCGGCGCCGACACCCGCGCTGACCGTCCAGGAGGCGACCGTCGCCCGGCTGGCGGCGGCCGGGCGCACCAACGCCGAGATCGGCGCCACGATGTTCCTCAGCACCAACACCGTCGACTACCACCTGCGCAAGGTGTTCTCGAAGCTCGGCATCTCCTCGCGGCGACAGCTGTCCGACCGTCTGCAGCCGTGA
- a CDS encoding NADP-dependent oxidoreductase: MTSATPASSNPTMRVVSQDTFGDSSVLRVVDVPKPSPKPTEILVKVRAAGTNPVDYKTREGTGMAGVLGSPPFVLGWDVAGVVEEIGFGVTTFQVGDEVYGMPWFPRAAGGYGEYVTAPSRQFAPKPVSISFEQAAAVPLAALTAWQAIVDTARVRHGQRVLITAGAGGVGHLAVQIARSLGAEVITTASERNHAWLKELGATTVIDYNAVRFEDEVADLDVVIDLAGEAQDRTSTRSLKTLRPGGLLVSVPGGVSPGLAEAGQQQGVRVTGILVEPDGEALRRIGTLIDDGSIHVEVEQVLPLEDAAKAHDAAQSGHTRGKIVLSLA, from the coding sequence ATGACTTCAGCAACCCCAGCCAGCAGCAACCCGACCATGCGCGTCGTCTCCCAGGACACTTTCGGTGACTCGAGCGTCCTGCGCGTGGTGGACGTCCCCAAGCCCTCCCCGAAGCCGACCGAGATCCTCGTGAAGGTACGCGCGGCCGGCACCAACCCCGTCGACTACAAGACCCGCGAGGGCACCGGCATGGCGGGTGTGCTCGGCTCGCCGCCGTTCGTGCTGGGCTGGGACGTGGCCGGCGTGGTCGAGGAGATCGGTTTCGGCGTTACCACTTTCCAGGTCGGCGACGAGGTCTACGGGATGCCGTGGTTCCCACGCGCCGCCGGTGGCTACGGCGAGTACGTGACCGCCCCCTCGCGCCAGTTCGCTCCCAAACCGGTCTCGATCAGCTTCGAGCAGGCTGCGGCCGTGCCCCTGGCCGCCCTCACCGCCTGGCAGGCCATCGTCGACACCGCCCGGGTGCGGCACGGCCAGCGGGTCCTCATCACCGCCGGCGCCGGCGGTGTGGGCCACCTGGCCGTGCAGATCGCCCGGAGCCTGGGCGCCGAGGTGATCACCACGGCCAGCGAGCGCAACCACGCCTGGCTGAAGGAACTCGGCGCCACGACCGTGATCGACTACAACGCCGTGCGCTTCGAGGACGAGGTCGCAGACCTCGACGTGGTCATCGACCTGGCCGGTGAAGCGCAGGACCGCACCAGTACGAGGTCATTGAAAACGCTGCGACCGGGCGGACTTCTGGTCTCGGTTCCCGGTGGCGTCTCCCCCGGGTTGGCAGAGGCCGGCCAGCAGCAGGGTGTGCGGGTGACCGGCATCCTGGTCGAGCCCGACGGTGAAGCACTACGCCGGATCGGCACCCTGATCGACGACGGGAGCATCCACGTCGAGGTGGAGCAGGTGCTGCCTCTGGAAGACGCAGCGAAGGCGCACGACGCGGCGCAGAGTGGTCACACCCGGGGAAAGATCGTGCTGAGCCTCGCCTGA
- a CDS encoding helix-turn-helix domain-containing protein yields the protein MVHRVVVLVLDDVVPFDLGIPSRVFKEALDADGERLYEVVTCSIGGGPVRTNADFSVVVDQDEQVLATAGTVVIATQEPTERILREGTLPSPVLTALSLIPDDARIVSLCTSAFVLAAAGLLEGLAATTHWALADEFRRLFPHVRLDPDVLFVDNGRIITSAGAAAGVDLCLHLVRKDHGSGVANAAARRCVVAPWREGGQAQFIERPVPQHQDSSTARTRQWALTRLEEPLTLLDLAAHATMSVRTFSRRFREETGVSPNQWLIQRRVDLARHLLEVSDLPVDRIATEVGFGSGTLLRKHLQTTLGVTPTHYRRTFQVPAGV from the coding sequence ATGGTTCATCGCGTGGTGGTTCTCGTCCTCGACGACGTCGTCCCCTTCGACCTGGGCATCCCCTCCCGGGTGTTCAAGGAGGCGCTGGACGCCGACGGCGAGCGCCTCTACGAGGTCGTCACCTGCTCGATCGGGGGTGGGCCGGTGCGCACGAACGCGGACTTCTCGGTCGTGGTCGACCAGGACGAGCAGGTGCTGGCCACGGCCGGCACGGTCGTGATCGCCACCCAGGAGCCCACCGAGCGGATCCTGCGCGAGGGCACCCTGCCGTCGCCGGTGCTGACCGCGCTGTCCCTGATCCCCGACGACGCGCGCATCGTCAGTCTGTGCACGTCAGCCTTCGTGCTCGCGGCGGCCGGTCTGCTGGAGGGGCTGGCTGCCACCACCCACTGGGCGCTGGCGGACGAGTTCCGGCGCCTGTTCCCGCACGTGCGCCTCGACCCCGACGTCCTGTTCGTCGACAACGGCCGCATCATCACCAGTGCCGGTGCGGCGGCGGGTGTGGACCTGTGCCTGCACCTGGTGCGCAAGGACCACGGCTCGGGAGTGGCGAATGCCGCCGCGCGGCGCTGCGTGGTCGCGCCCTGGCGGGAGGGCGGTCAGGCCCAGTTCATCGAGCGCCCGGTGCCGCAACACCAGGACAGCTCCACCGCGCGGACCCGCCAGTGGGCCCTGACCCGGCTCGAGGAGCCCCTGACCCTCCTGGATCTGGCCGCCCACGCCACCATGAGCGTGCGCACGTTCAGCCGCCGGTTCCGCGAGGAGACGGGCGTCAGTCCCAACCAGTGGCTGATCCAGCGCCGCGTCGACCTGGCCCGTCACCTGCTGGAGGTCAGCGACCTGCCCGTGGACCGGATCGCCACCGAGGTCGGGTTCGGCAGCGGAACGTTGCTGCGCAAGCATCTTCAGACCACGCTGGGTGTCACGCCGACGCACTACCGGCGCACGTTCCAGGTGCCGGCCGGGGTCTGA
- the hpaD gene encoding 3,4-dihydroxyphenylacetate 2,3-dioxygenase — MTDRIPTPTAPAPDIVRCAYLDLVVTDLAASRAFYVDLLGLVVTRESADAIYLRTFDEFIHHNLVLRPGPVAAVAALAYRVRSLGDLDRAVAFYTELGCRVERRSTGFVDGIGDAVRVQDPLGFPIEYFYEVEHVERLSWSYHLHTPGALVRLDHFNQVTPDVPRAAAHLEDLGFRVTEDIEDADGTVYAAWMRRKPTVHDTAMTGGDGPRLHHLAFATHEKHNIIAICDTMGALRISDRIERGPGRHGVSNAFYLYLLDPDGHRVEIYTQDYWTGDPDNPLVTWDVHDNQRRDWWGNPVVPRWYTEASPVLDLDGNPVPLTTRTDTSEMAVTVGADGFSYTRDGDTDQGFKLGHQL; from the coding sequence ATGACCGACCGCATCCCCACCCCGACCGCGCCGGCACCCGACATCGTCCGTTGTGCCTATCTGGATCTCGTGGTCACCGATCTGGCGGCCTCGCGGGCGTTCTACGTGGATCTGCTCGGGCTGGTCGTGACGCGGGAGAGCGCGGACGCGATCTACCTGAGGACGTTCGACGAGTTCATCCACCACAACCTGGTGCTGCGGCCGGGGCCGGTCGCGGCGGTGGCGGCCCTGGCCTACCGGGTGCGCTCCCTGGGCGACCTCGATCGCGCGGTGGCCTTCTACACCGAGCTCGGCTGCCGGGTCGAGCGGAGGTCAACGGGTTTCGTCGACGGCATCGGGGACGCGGTGCGGGTGCAGGACCCGCTGGGGTTCCCGATCGAGTACTTCTACGAGGTCGAGCACGTGGAGCGCCTGTCCTGGAGCTACCACCTGCACACCCCGGGGGCCCTGGTGCGCCTGGACCACTTCAACCAGGTGACGCCGGACGTCCCGCGGGCCGCGGCGCATCTGGAGGATCTCGGGTTCCGCGTCACCGAAGACATCGAGGACGCGGACGGGACGGTGTACGCGGCCTGGATGCGGCGCAAACCGACCGTTCACGACACCGCGATGACCGGCGGCGACGGGCCGCGACTGCACCATCTGGCGTTCGCCACCCATGAGAAGCACAACATCATCGCCATCTGCGACACGATGGGTGCGCTGCGGATCTCCGACCGCATCGAGCGGGGCCCGGGCCGGCACGGGGTGTCGAACGCGTTCTACCTCTACCTCCTCGACCCGGACGGTCACCGGGTGGAGATCTACACCCAGGACTACTGGACCGGTGACCCGGACAATCCGCTGGTGACCTGGGACGTCCACGACAACCAGCGCCGGGACTGGTGGGGCAACCCGGTAGTCCCCCGTTGGTACACCGAGGCCTCCCCCGTGCTCGACCTGGACGGGAACCCGGTGCCCCTGACCACCCGCACCGACACCAGCGAGATGGCCGTGACGGTGGGGGCCGACGGGTTCTCGTACACGCGCGACGGCGACACCGATCAGGGTTTCAAGCTGGGCCACCAGCTCTGA
- the hpaE gene encoding 5-carboxymethyl-2-hydroxymuconate semialdehyde dehydrogenase translates to MPDNLPDNLPDQLRHFIDGVFTDSVGGETFDVINPATNASYIRAASGQKADVDLAVDAARRAFGGPWPTMTARARSRVLHRVADLIEGQDRRLAELETWDTGLPITQALGQARRAAENFRFFADLVVAQRDDTYKVPGRQVSYVNRKPKGVAGLITPWNTPFMLESWKLAPALATGNTVVLKPAEFTPLSASLWAEIFREAGIPDGVFNLVNGFGETAGDALVKHPDVPLISFTGESRTGKLIFANAAPYLKGLSMELGGKSPAVVFADADLDAALDATVFGVFSLNGERCTAGSRVLVERAVYDDFVERFAGRARRVIVGDPHDPATEVGALVHPEHGEKVFGYVEVGRGEARLVAGGDRPESLPDGNYINPTVFADVKPEARIFQEEIFGPVVAITPFDSEEEALALANGVTYGLAAYVWTNDLKRAHAFAQSLEVGMVWLNSNNVRDLRTPFGGVKASGLGHEGGYRSIDFYTDQQAVHIALHDTPSPRFGQGDSRRTDHR, encoded by the coding sequence TTGCCCGACAACTTGCCCGACAACTTGCCCGACCAGCTCCGGCACTTCATCGACGGGGTCTTCACCGACAGCGTCGGCGGTGAGACCTTCGACGTCATCAATCCGGCCACCAACGCCTCGTACATCCGGGCCGCCTCCGGGCAGAAGGCCGACGTCGACCTAGCCGTCGATGCCGCCCGGCGCGCGTTCGGAGGGCCGTGGCCGACGATGACGGCCCGGGCGCGTTCGCGCGTGCTGCACCGGGTCGCCGATCTGATCGAGGGCCAGGACCGGCGCCTGGCCGAACTGGAGACCTGGGACACCGGCCTGCCGATCACCCAGGCCCTCGGGCAGGCCCGGCGGGCGGCCGAGAACTTCCGGTTCTTCGCCGATCTCGTCGTGGCCCAGCGCGATGACACCTACAAGGTGCCCGGACGTCAGGTGAGCTACGTCAACCGCAAGCCCAAGGGGGTCGCCGGCCTGATCACGCCGTGGAACACCCCGTTCATGCTGGAGTCGTGGAAACTCGCACCGGCCCTGGCCACCGGCAACACCGTGGTGCTCAAACCGGCCGAGTTCACCCCGCTGTCGGCTTCGCTGTGGGCGGAGATCTTCCGGGAGGCGGGCATTCCCGACGGGGTGTTCAACCTGGTCAACGGGTTCGGGGAGACCGCCGGGGACGCGCTGGTGAAGCACCCGGACGTGCCGCTGATCTCCTTCACCGGGGAGAGCCGCACCGGGAAGCTCATTTTCGCCAACGCCGCCCCGTATCTCAAGGGCCTCTCGATGGAGCTGGGTGGCAAGTCACCGGCCGTGGTGTTCGCCGACGCCGATCTCGACGCGGCCCTCGACGCCACGGTCTTCGGGGTGTTCTCACTGAACGGCGAGCGCTGTACCGCCGGTAGCCGGGTGCTGGTGGAGCGCGCGGTCTACGACGATTTCGTGGAGCGGTTCGCCGGGCGGGCGCGCCGCGTGATCGTGGGTGATCCGCACGACCCGGCGACCGAGGTGGGTGCGCTGGTGCATCCGGAGCATGGCGAGAAGGTCTTCGGATACGTCGAGGTCGGCCGGGGTGAGGCCCGGCTGGTGGCCGGGGGCGATCGGCCGGAGAGCCTTCCGGACGGGAATTACATCAATCCAACGGTTTTCGCCGACGTGAAGCCGGAGGCCAGGATCTTCCAGGAGGAGATCTTCGGGCCGGTCGTGGCGATCACCCCGTTCGACAGCGAGGAGGAGGCGCTCGCGCTGGCCAACGGCGTGACGTACGGCCTGGCCGCGTACGTCTGGACCAACGACCTGAAACGCGCGCACGCCTTCGCCCAGAGCCTCGAGGTGGGCATGGTGTGGCTGAACTCCAATAACGTCCGCGACCTGCGCACCCCGTTCGGCGGGGTGAAGGCGTCCGGGCTGGGCCACGAGGGCGGGTACCGCTCCATCGACTTCTACACCGATCAGCAGGCCGTGCACATCGCCCTGCACGACACCCCTTCGCCGCGTTTCGGCCAGGGCGACTCCCGGAGGACGGATCACCGATGA
- a CDS encoding fumarylacetoacetate hydrolase family protein codes for MPLRVDGLPRPGKILAVHLNYPSRVAQRGRRPAHPSYFLKPTTSLAASGDVIERPAGTELLAYEGEIALVIGRSARRVTPEQGWAAVSGVTAANDWGVYDLRTVDAGSNLRNKGGDGFTPLGPGVIPAQDIDPAALRVRTWVDGQLVQNDTTAELLFPFGLLVADLSQLITLEPGDVILTGTPAGSSVAVPGETVEVEVDVPGGPSSGRLVTHVVEGTVPFAGYGAGPSVDDRQRAQAWGTPPEPMLTEELRTLLGGVAVATLSSQLRGRGYPHASIDGVHPLVPGTRMIGPARTLRFIAHRPDLFQESGGGYNAQKRAFDSLKPGEVLVIEARGEATAGTVGDILALRAQTLAAAGIVTDGAVRDSAAVAGIGLPTFAAGSHPSVLGRRHVPWEIDVAVTCGGAAVVPGDVVIGDDDGVVVVPGHLLDEVARAAVEQEAQDAWVAARIAEGHPVEGLFPPNAAWLEQYRASRTQDSPPRS; via the coding sequence GTGCCGCTTCGAGTAGACGGGCTGCCCCGTCCGGGCAAGATCCTCGCCGTCCATCTGAACTATCCGTCACGGGTCGCGCAACGCGGCCGCCGACCCGCGCACCCGTCGTACTTCCTCAAACCCACCACCTCGCTGGCGGCGAGCGGCGACGTGATCGAGCGCCCGGCCGGCACCGAACTGCTCGCCTACGAGGGCGAGATCGCGCTCGTCATCGGCCGATCCGCCCGCCGGGTCACCCCGGAGCAGGGCTGGGCCGCGGTATCCGGGGTCACGGCCGCGAACGACTGGGGCGTCTACGATCTGCGCACCGTCGATGCGGGGTCGAACCTGCGCAACAAGGGCGGTGACGGATTCACCCCGCTCGGGCCCGGCGTCATCCCGGCCCAGGACATCGACCCGGCGGCCCTACGGGTCCGGACGTGGGTCGACGGCCAACTCGTCCAGAACGACACCACGGCCGAACTCCTCTTTCCCTTCGGCCTTCTCGTCGCCGACCTGTCCCAGCTGATCACGCTGGAGCCCGGTGACGTGATCCTCACCGGCACCCCCGCCGGGTCGTCCGTCGCGGTGCCCGGCGAAACGGTCGAGGTCGAGGTGGACGTGCCCGGTGGACCTTCCAGCGGTCGCCTGGTGACGCACGTGGTCGAGGGCACGGTGCCGTTCGCCGGATACGGGGCCGGGCCGTCGGTGGACGACCGGCAGCGCGCGCAGGCCTGGGGCACCCCGCCGGAACCGATGCTCACCGAGGAATTGCGGACGCTTCTGGGCGGGGTGGCCGTGGCCACCCTGAGTTCGCAGTTGCGCGGGCGCGGGTATCCGCACGCCAGCATCGACGGGGTGCACCCGCTCGTGCCCGGTACCCGGATGATCGGCCCGGCCCGCACCCTGCGGTTCATCGCCCACCGGCCCGATCTGTTCCAGGAGAGCGGTGGTGGGTACAACGCCCAGAAAAGAGCTTTCGACTCGCTCAAACCGGGCGAGGTGCTGGTGATCGAGGCCCGCGGAGAGGCCACCGCCGGTACGGTGGGTGACATCCTCGCGCTGCGGGCCCAGACCCTCGCAGCCGCCGGGATCGTCACCGACGGGGCCGTCCGCGACAGCGCCGCGGTCGCCGGGATCGGCCTGCCCACGTTCGCGGCGGGCTCGCACCCCTCGGTGCTCGGGCGCCGGCACGTGCCCTGGGAGATCGACGTCGCCGTCACCTGCGGAGGGGCTGCGGTCGTACCCGGCGACGTGGTGATCGGGGACGACGACGGCGTCGTGGTCGTCCCGGGGCACCTTCTGGACGAGGTGGCCCGGGCGGCCGTGGAACAGGAGGCCCAGGACGCCTGGGTCGCGGCCCGGATCGCCGAGGGACACCCGGTCGAGGGTCTGTTCCCCCCGAACGCCGCCTGGCTCGAGCAATACCGCGCCTCCCGCACCCAAGACTCCCCACCTCGTTCGTGA